The genomic DNA TTAAGCACCGTTTGTTGACATGGCTCGATATCCCGGGCGTCAGCAAACGGGAGCGACTGGTCGCCATGCATCTCCGCAATCATTTAAGATCGAGCACAGATTTCCTGTATACCGATAAGCAGGGAAATGTACTGGCAACCATCCAGTATGGCGTCGGTCCGACCGTGCTGTTGTCCGCTCATATGGATACGGTCGAACTGATCGAGGAAGGTCGGGTCATTCTAGAGGACGGGACGAACCTCCGCAGTTCCAGCGGCATCCTTGGAGCTGACGATCGTGCCGGCATCACGGCAATACTTGAAGTACTCGATCGTGTCCAAAATACAAACTTTTCTGGCACCCTGAAACTCGCTTTTACCGTTCAGGAAGAAATCGGATGCCGCGGTGCGGAAGGAATTGATCCGGATTTCCTCCATGATGTGGATGCCACCATCGTTGTCGACCGCCGTGGAACACGCGATATTGTCACGGCCTGCCGAAATCAAATACCGTTTTGCACACAAGAGTTCGGTCAGCTGTTCGAGGAAGCCGGATGTCTCGCTGGAATGACCGACTGGCAAACGACAACGAACGGCGGATCAAGTGATGCCAAGGTGTTTGCCGGCTTCGGCATCCCTTCTGTTAATCTGTCTGTCGGATACATGCATGAGCATACCGAACACGAAACGGTTGATTACGCAGCAACCTTCGAGACGGTCACTTTGATTGAATCTGTCCTACACCATCAGCTCATTCCGGTTCTTTCTTAAACTTCCTGCACCTCTTCGACACGAAAAGCGCGCCAAGGCGCGCTGTCCGAGGAAAACGATGGATTAGAAAAATCAGCTTGTCAGTACCGCAATCGCTTCGCCTCTAGTCTTTTGTATCGGACACTTACGCCAATCGCCAGCACGATATAAGCAAACCCGGCAAACAGCGCAAACTGTCCATACAAGACGTCAAACCAGGCATTGAACCCAAACAGCGGGACCGCAAACAGATAATAAAACGGATATTGAATAGCTGATACGATATCAAACCAAAGTTCCCCTAACCAGTAGCGCTCAAAAAACGTGACTAAATAGACAATAATGCCGGCTAATAACCCGAGACGCAGGTAATTGAAGACAAACAAGATTGTCTTTTCTTCGCGGACCAGTATCACAGAACCGATTAAAAAGATCAGCCAAACGATGGATGCTGCGATTTGAAGCAGACCAATCGAACCGTCCGGATAAAGACTCGCCGGCCAGGCATTGATACTGATTATTGCGATCAAAAGCACGACAAACAACGCGACATACTGTTTCGTCGAACGAACCATGATGGTGTTCCTCCTCTAAAATTGCATGGTATATCCTTTCTCCGAATTGGATTTAAATTCCTTTTTTACATGAAAATAAAAACGTCTAGAAGTCTCTTCCCCTTCGACAAGCGAGGAAGTCATTCTGGACGTTTTGTATAAAACAATTTAATTCGTGTTATTTCACTTCCAGTTTCACATCATCAATCGTCACATCATGCGCGGCAAACGGAGAACCGGCTGCTTTCCCAAGCAGGAATTTCAGTCCGGCTGTATCGTCTTGACCGAGCGTAAAGTCAAACTGATACGTTTTCGCTTCCGTTCCGAGTTCAACGATTTGACTGAAGTAACGTGTGTACGCTGCATTTTCGACAGTGACTTCGAGTGGTCGTGCGACCGTCGACGATGCCTTAAACGTCAACTGATACGTCTGCCCTTTGACGAGCTGCAAGTTACCTTGCTCCAACAGAACGCTCCATGGTTCCTGTCCTTCTGATGCGATGGCGAGTTTCGCGGCGTCATTGACCGTTGAAACGACCGCTTGCGCGTCATAATGGACGTATGAACTCCAGAAGTTCAGTCCGTCCGTGAACGAACCATTTTTGAGCGGTGACCGATCGACTTCGATCGGTGTGACATCCATCAATTCGACGTCATCGAGTGTCACTTCACCTTTCGCCGTTCCGAAGTTGAACTGGAGTAAACTATTTAAATCTGTCGCTTTCGTCATCGTAAATGGTACTTCGACTGTCGTTGCGGATTTCGTCAACGGCACGTCACGCGTTGGCAGATACGAAACCGTTCCGTCCGCATTCGTCAACTTGACTTGCAGTTGTTTGATCCGTTCGGCTTTCGTTTTAAAACGTAAGATATACTGATGGTTTTCCTGCAGTTGGACACCACGTTGCGTCAGCGTCGCCGGTTGTCCCTTTTTCGTCTGTGCTTTTGTTTTGAATGTAAAGTCACGTGTCACCGGATCAACCGTTCCCGTACCTTTTGTCTGACCGGCATCAAACTGCCAGTATGTCAGGCGATCCATCGCGCCTTGATCAAACGTACCGTTATAGATGTGATTGCCGTCCGGTAAAGCTGGTTTTGTTGCGGTTTCATCAATTTCACCGCGTGGCACTTGTTCGACGCGGACGTTACCAATTTTGACCCCTGCTTTAGCCAGACCGAGGTTGAACTCAAGTCGTGCCGCAAGATCCGTTTCTGCTGCCATATCGAATGTGAACGTATGGCGTTTGACGGTTGGTGTCAAATCGATGACTTCTTCGTTCGAGTACTTCGTGTAGCCGCGTTCTGCCCCGCCACCGACTTTCGCGACGATTGTCCGTGCTTGTTCACTGCTGGCGTCAAAGCTGACTTCATACCGTCCGCCTTGGGCGAGCGAAATCTTTTGAATCAACTGGTGGGCATAGTTTTGAGCACCCGGTTGGTCGATCGTGACGCTGGCGAAGCGGGTTCCGTCCTGCTCCGTCACGTCGACCGATCCCTTGCCGCCAAAGTCCGGCAACGTCACATAGTTCCAGTACGTCGGGTCAAGGACTTGCGCGCCGTCAGTAATCGTCTTGATCACTTTTTCATACGCTTGATCATACACGAGATTGCCGTCTTCTAAAGGTTGTTTTGCCCCATCCGGTAACGTCACGTCTTCATAGACCGGCTCGACCGGTTCACGGTAATCGCGGTTCTTCAGATCATAGACCCGGACATAATCGACTTCCATCTCGGCCGGGAACCTCGTCGTTTCGTCGACTTCACCGTCAAACCAGCCGCCGACCGCGAGGTTCATCACGAGATAAAAGTTCTGGTCGAAGGGTGCCGGATAACTGTAGTTGGTGGCCGTGTTTTTGCCTTTGCTGTACCAGTCGTTTTGTGTTTGATAGAGGTTGCCGTCCACATACCAGCGGAGTTCGCCCGGCTCCCACTCGACGGCATACGTATGCCATTGGTCGATCCGTCCGCCGTCCGGGAAGTGGTAGTCCTTACCGGTGTATTTATTGTTCGGCCAGTTCTCGCCGTAGTGAATCGTCCCGGCGACCTTTTCCGGCTGACTGCCCCACGCTTCCATGACATCGATTTCACCGGACGAGGCCCATGCCCCGTATTTGTCCTGCTCCGGCAACATCCAGAACGCCGGCCATAACCCTTTGCCGGTCGGCAGTTTCGCTTTGATTTCATAACGTCCGTATGTCTTGCTGAATAAGCCTTTGGTTTTCAGTTTGGCTGATGTATAGTCGTACGAACCGAGCGAGTCGGTCGTTTTTTCTTCTTTTGCCCGGATGACGAGTTTGCCGTCGCGGATAAAGGAATTGTCTTTTTTGGTCGTATAATATTGTTTTTCATTATTGCCCCAACCCGGTGAAATCGCATTCCCTTCAGCATCGACAATCCAGTTTCCCGTATCATACGTCCACTTCGTCCGGTCGAGCTGTTGTTTCGTAAATTCATCCGACCAGACCATTTTCCATTTCGTCTTATCTTTTTTGTCCGCCTTCTCGGCATGACCAGTCCCGGCGTATGACAGAACAAGTCCCGTTCCGAGGGCGACTGCGAGCCATTTCTTCATCTGTAATTCCTCCTTTGAATGAACAACAGGCAAGGGCGATGAATTCGACCTTGCCTGTTCGACGACGTTACGCTTCTTGCGGAAGTGCTGCCTTATGCGTCCGGATGACATTCGCATACCAATGCGCGCTGTCTTTCCAGATTCGTTCCTGTGTATTGAAATCAACGTAGATGATGCCGAATCGTTTGTCATACCCGAAGCTCCACTCGAAGTTGTCGAGCAGCGACCAGAGGTAATACCCGGCAATGTTCATGCCTTCCTCATTTAGATCAGATACAGCTTGCAGATGCTGCGC from Exiguobacterium sibiricum 7-3 includes the following:
- a CDS encoding M20/M25/M40 family metallo-hydrolase gives rise to the protein MTNATILLARHGLSRDDQFNKTHVACLTDSILQYPVVDWNDRQLIEWIQQVPFENLPGREAMIDPSTNDLPYQSFDPYIRGIVRWLNALDIPTLSCCDGHGRGRASILLKRAPSLEQWQLLQLALPYQMTMGLTQLTLHLDYRKSGFSSLLSLAERLYRLTEDRTYVETLRLEQFKHRLLTWLDIPGVSKRERLVAMHLRNHLRSSTDFLYTDKQGNVLATIQYGVGPTVLLSAHMDTVELIEEGRVILEDGTNLRSSSGILGADDRAGITAILEVLDRVQNTNFSGTLKLAFTVQEEIGCRGAEGIDPDFLHDVDATIVVDRRGTRDIVTACRNQIPFCTQEFGQLFEEAGCLAGMTDWQTTTNGGSSDAKVFAGFGIPSVNLSVGYMHEHTEHETVDYAATFETVTLIESVLHHQLIPVLS
- a CDS encoding carbohydrate binding domain-containing protein, producing the protein MKKWLAVALGTGLVLSYAGTGHAEKADKKDKTKWKMVWSDEFTKQQLDRTKWTYDTGNWIVDAEGNAISPGWGNNEKQYYTTKKDNSFIRDGKLVIRAKEEKTTDSLGSYDYTSAKLKTKGLFSKTYGRYEIKAKLPTGKGLWPAFWMLPEQDKYGAWASSGEIDVMEAWGSQPEKVAGTIHYGENWPNNKYTGKDYHFPDGGRIDQWHTYAVEWEPGELRWYVDGNLYQTQNDWYSKGKNTATNYSYPAPFDQNFYLVMNLAVGGWFDGEVDETTRFPAEMEVDYVRVYDLKNRDYREPVEPVYEDVTLPDGAKQPLEDGNLVYDQAYEKVIKTITDGAQVLDPTYWNYVTLPDFGGKGSVDVTEQDGTRFASVTIDQPGAQNYAHQLIQKISLAQGGRYEVSFDASSEQARTIVAKVGGGAERGYTKYSNEEVIDLTPTVKRHTFTFDMAAETDLAARLEFNLGLAKAGVKIGNVRVEQVPRGEIDETATKPALPDGNHIYNGTFDQGAMDRLTYWQFDAGQTKGTGTVDPVTRDFTFKTKAQTKKGQPATLTQRGVQLQENHQYILRFKTKAERIKQLQVKLTNADGTVSYLPTRDVPLTKSATTVEVPFTMTKATDLNSLLQFNFGTAKGEVTLDDVELMDVTPIEVDRSPLKNGSFTDGLNFWSSYVHYDAQAVVSTVNDAAKLAIASEGQEPWSVLLEQGNLQLVKGQTYQLTFKASSTVARPLEVTVENAAYTRYFSQIVELGTEAKTYQFDFTLGQDDTAGLKFLLGKAAGSPFAAHDVTIDDVKLEVK